A single genomic interval of Oceanithermus profundus DSM 14977 harbors:
- a CDS encoding acyl-CoA thioesterase, producing the protein MSALSRFPVRYAETDQMGVVHHAAYVPWLEQGRVDWLAAQGVSYAELERSGVFFPVVGLELAYRRALRFGDTVQVETRLTGLASRRLVFVYRVFREGDAEPAATGRSVHVPQDAAGRIRRLPEALFERLKAAAERET; encoded by the coding sequence GTGTCCGCCTTGAGCCGTTTTCCGGTTCGCTACGCCGAGACCGACCAGATGGGGGTGGTCCACCACGCCGCCTACGTGCCCTGGCTCGAACAGGGGCGGGTCGACTGGCTGGCCGCGCAGGGCGTCTCCTACGCGGAGCTGGAGCGCTCGGGCGTCTTCTTCCCGGTGGTGGGGCTCGAGCTCGCCTACCGCAGGGCCCTGCGCTTCGGCGATACGGTTCAGGTCGAGACCCGGCTCACCGGGCTCGCCAGCCGCAGGCTCGTCTTCGTCTACCGAGTCTTTCGCGAAGGCGATGCGGAGCCGGCGGCGACCGGCCGGAGCGTGCACGTCCCGCAGGACGCCGCGGGCCGCATCCGCCGCCTCCCCGAAGCCCTCTTCGAACGGCTGAAGGCGGCCGCCGAACGCGAAACTTGA